The following proteins come from a genomic window of Papilio machaon chromosome 7, ilPapMach1.1, whole genome shotgun sequence:
- the LOC106714711 gene encoding cysteine and histidine-rich domain-containing protein morgana, which yields MPENKNLVQCYNRGCGQLFDQNENDKDVCCHHPGAPVFHDAYKGWSCCNKKSVDFTEFLNIKGCTLSKHSNVKPPEPEKKALDKELEKKEVIEVRAPVLGPQLPRPPFESSLVTLKPQIAESLKNTIQQSAQKSVAESDGTIAIGTTCKNAGCNIAYEGPQTNDTMCTFHPGCPIFHEGLKFWSCCQKRTTDFNTFLAQPGCTTGSHKWFKETTTAGTVKCRWDWHQTPEYVIVSVYAKKYDPVESYVKLNPIRLNTKLVFHQEGSAVFELDLELRGVIDVERSSASMLGTKVEIKLKKAEPGAWSKLDFPRTEPKKETVPATVAQVEDKDDVVDLSSVEAITPMNNLNLSA from the exons atgcctgaaaataaaaatttagtccAATGTTATAATCGTGGATGTGGTCAACTTTTTGATCAGAATGAAAATGATAAAG ATGTATGCTGTCACCATCCTGGTGCCCCAGTGTTTCATGATGCGTATAAAGGATGGTCTTGTTGCAATAAGAAAAGTGTTGATTTCACTgaatttcttaatataaaaggATGTActttatctaaacattctaaCGTG aaaCCACCAGAACCTGAAAAGAAGGCATTAGATAAGGAGTTAGAGAAAAAGGAAGTGATTGAAGTCAGAGCACCAGTATTGGGTCCGCAATTGCCGAGGCCTCCATTTGAGAGTTCTTTAGTCACTTTGAAACCGCAAATTGCAGAATCTCTGAAAAATACTATTCAGCAATCTGCGCAGAAGTCTGTAGCAGAATCGGATGG AACAATAGCAATAGGTACAACTTGTAAGAATGCTGGATGTAACATTGCTTATGAAGGACCACAGACAAATGATACAATGTGCACATTTCACCCAGGCTGTCCTATCTTTCATGAAGGTCTTAAGTTCTGGTCATGTTGTCAAAAACGCACAACTGACTTTAATACATTCTTAGCACAACCTGGATGCACAACTGGATCACACAAATGGTTTAAAGAG ACAACAACTGCAGGTACAGTAAAGTGTCGTTGGGACTGGCATCAGACACCAGAATATGTAATTGTAAGTGTATATGCAAAGAAATATGATCCAGTTGAAAGCTATGTTAAATTGAACCCAATAAGATTAAATACAAAGTTGGTGTTCCATCAAGAAGGGAGTGCTGTGTTTGAGTTGGATCTTGAATTACGAGGG GTAATTGACGTAGAAAGAAGTAGTGCCTCAATGCTTGGCACCAAAGTTGAGATTAAACTGAAGAAAGCGGAACCTGGTGCTTGGAGTAAACTAGATTTTCCAAGAACTGAGCCGAAAAAGGAAACAGTGCCAGCAACAGTAGCACAAGTGGAAGATAAAGATGATGTTGTAGACTTATCATCCGTAGAAGCTATCACACCCATGAATAACTTAAACTTATCTGCTTAA